The Papaver somniferum cultivar HN1 chromosome 3, ASM357369v1, whole genome shotgun sequence genome includes a region encoding these proteins:
- the LOC113356988 gene encoding WD repeat-containing protein DWA2-like gives MQGGSKGIGYGLKYQARCIADVKADTETTTFITGTLSLKEENEVHLIKLSSSETELICEGLFSHPNEIWDLASCPFDPRIFSTVFSSGESYGAAIWKIPELYGQSNSPQLEELASLDQHTSKIKRILWWPSGSHDKVISIDEENLLLWSFDSSNKTTQVESRESVGMLHSLSGGAWDPHDRNALAATSDSSIQFWDLRTMKKTNTIEHAHVRDVDYSIKKQNILVSAEDETGICIWDMRMPNVPMRELPGHAHWTWAVRSNPEYDNLILSAGTDSAVNLWLAPISNSGDSTTESSADSPTRRIDPLLNSYSDYEDSVYGLTWSSRQPWIFASLSYDGRVVVESVKSFLPKKTYMVQLLSVRLQW, from the exons ATGCAAGGAGGATCAAAGGGAATTGGTTATGGTCTCAAGTATCAG GCTAGATGCATTGCTGATGTTAAAGCTGATACTGAAACTACAACTTTCATCACTGGTACTCTCAGTCTCAAAGAAGAAAATGAG gttcatttgatcaaatTATCATCATCTGAGACTGAATTGATTTGTGAGGGTTTATTTTCACATCCAAATGAGATTTGGGATCTTGCTTCTTGCCCTTTTGACCCTCGAATCTTTTCCACAGTTTTCTCTTCGG GTGAATCATATGGAGCTGCAATTTGGAAAATACCTGAGTTATATGGGCAATCAAATTCACCGCAATTGGAAGAACttgcttctcttgatcaacatacTAGCAAGATCAAACG CATTCTTTGGTGGCCATCTGGGAGTCATGACAAAGTGATCAGCATTGATGAGGAAAATCTTTTGTTATGGAGCTTTGATTCTTCGAATAAGACCACACAG GTAGAATCCAGGGAATCTGTTGGTATGCTGCATTCCTTATCTGGTGGAGCATGGGATCCACATGACAGAAATGCGCTTGCTGCAACATCCGACTCGTCGATCCAGTTTTGGGATTTGCGGACTATGAA GAAGACAAATACGATTGAGCATGCCCACGTTCGTGATGTAGATTATAGCATTAAGAAGCAGAACATACTA GTAAGTGCTGAGGATGAAACTGGAATATGCATTTGGGATATGAGAATGCCCAATGTGCCTATGCGAGAGCTCCCTGGTCATGCACACTG GACGTGGGCAGTCAGATCAAACCCTGAGTACGACAATCTTATTctg AGTGCTGGAACAGATTCAGCTGTCAACTTATGGTTGGCTCCCATCTCTAACAGTGGTGATTCAACAACTGAAAG TTCTGCAGATTCACCTACTCGACGGATAGATCCTTTGCTCAACTCTTACAGTGACTACGAGGACAGTGTCTACG GCCTCACTTGGAGCTCTCGCCAACCTTGGATTTTCGCTTCTTTATCATATGATGGAAGG GTGGTTGTAGAATCAGTAAAGTCATTTCTCCCCAAGAA GACCTACATGGTTCAACTGTTGTCAGTCAGATTACAATGGTAA